The Porites lutea chromosome 11, jaPorLute2.1, whole genome shotgun sequence genome includes a region encoding these proteins:
- the LOC140952470 gene encoding uncharacterized protein → MNSTTAPTNTSSEDNGSGYHFSIIALLIVLIFITLSIATVAGNGIFLLTFYKDPLKCLRTPSAILIAGLTSANFLIGLIVEPAFVIIYVFAFVYVDGADFDKFYRFAEVFTFITMNSSFLIMLALGVVQYLLIQHPRVYQKLVTPKSSVIGLIFIFVYSVFFSLLPEMTGINKALFTFVDLVVHNTLLTVVIVVLYMMVYFAFRTVAQKLSDTNQEESSNGQRPECERERQRAEKDFVYGTIILTVVLIIAAWPLTITVFIAIFHELSLGVWIAYMVTLFFLLLKFAVDPFLFTRRIRKYRKSVVLVMRRVCSCSEPEAPRAIYRRESPRIGDTPSDSEDMQVTVIHGDNPMTQEHTAVV, encoded by the coding sequence ATGAACTCGACAACTGCTCCGACAAATACTTCATCTGAAGATAACGGTTCAGGCTATCATTTCTCGATAATAGCACTGTTGATCGTCTTAATTTTTATTACGCTCTCCATTGCCACTGTTGCGGGCAATGGAATATTTCTTTTGACCTTTTACAAAGATCCACTGAAATGTCTCCGAACACCGTCTGCGATTTTGATCGCTGGTTTGACAAGCGCTAACTTCCTCATTGGCCTGATTGTGGAGCctgcctttgtaataatttaCGTCTTCGCATTTGTGTATGTTGATGGCGCAGACTTCGACAAGTTCTACCGTTTTGCTGAAGTATTCACGTTCATAACCATGAACAGCTCGTTTCTAATTATGCTAGCTCTGGGGGTCGTACAGTATTTGCTGATCCAGCACCCAAGAGTTTACCAAAAACTGGTCACGCCGAAATCATCAGTAATTGGACTTATTTTCATCTTCGTGTATTCCGTCTTCTTTTCCTTGTTGCCTGAAATGACAGGCATAAACAAAGCCTTGTTTACTTTCGTTGACCTGGTAGTCCATAACACACTGCTGACAGTTGTTATTGTCGTTCTCTATATGATGGTATACTTCGCATTTCGCACGGTGGCTCAAAAACTCAGTGACACAAACCAAGAAGAGAGCAGCAATGGTCAAAGGCCAGAATGTGAGCGAGAGCGTCAGCGGGCAGAGAAGGACTTTGTGTACGGGACCATCATTTTGACAGTTGTGCTCATAATAGCAGCCTGGCCTCTCACTATAACTGTCTTCATTGCGATATTTCATGAATTGTCTCTAGGAGTTTGGATAGCATATATGGTCACcttgttctttcttttgttaaagTTTGCAGTAGATCCATTTCTATTCACTAGACGCATAAGAAAATATCGAAAGTCAGTGGTGCTGGTTATGCGGAGAGTTTGTTCGTGTAGTGAGCCAGAAGCACCCAGGGCCATATATCGAAGAGAGTCTCCCAGAATAGGTGATACTCCATCAGATTCTGAGGATATGCAAGTGACTGTGATACATGGGGATAATCCAATGACACAGGAGCACACTGCTGTAGTATGA